A window of Exiguobacterium sp. FSL W8-0210 contains these coding sequences:
- a CDS encoding histidine phosphatase family protein, which produces MTEICLVRHGQTDWNLNERIQGREDIPLNATGRRQAELSAAYLSNEKWDVLLASPLSRAVETAEIIGRAVGLTITATDERLVEREFGAASGEPVASIYEAVQANDTKRVPGLETEQAIQDRVFEALQEVTRTYEGKRILIVCHSHTIKAALSSIDETFSYRTPLKNACANYIQYTDHYTIDRINVADHITDEVEKP; this is translated from the coding sequence ATGACTGAAATTTGTTTAGTGCGGCATGGTCAGACGGATTGGAACTTAAACGAACGGATTCAGGGAAGAGAAGATATCCCGTTGAATGCAACAGGAAGAAGACAAGCGGAACTCAGTGCCGCTTATCTATCGAATGAAAAGTGGGATGTCTTATTAGCAAGTCCCTTGTCGCGTGCCGTTGAGACAGCAGAAATCATCGGTCGTGCTGTTGGTTTAACGATTACAGCGACAGACGAGCGACTTGTCGAACGCGAATTCGGAGCTGCTTCCGGTGAACCGGTTGCGTCGATTTATGAAGCTGTTCAAGCGAACGATACGAAACGTGTTCCGGGTCTTGAAACGGAACAAGCGATTCAGGATCGCGTATTCGAAGCATTACAGGAAGTGACACGAACGTATGAGGGGAAACGAATCTTAATCGTCTGTCACTCGCATACGATCAAAGCAGCCTTATCGTCGATTGATGAGACATTCAGTTACCGGACACCTTTGAAAAATGCATGTGCGAATTATATCCAATATACGGACCACTATACGATTGATCGAATCAATGTAGCGGATCACATCACGGACGAAGTCGAAAAACCTTAA
- a CDS encoding CoA-disulfide reductase has protein sequence MKTIIVGGVAGGATAAARLRRIDETAEIILLERGKEISFANCGLPYYIGDVIKDRNKLLVQTPEGMHARFNLDVRNLSEAIRINREAKTVTIRNVETGEEYDESYDHLILSPGAKPIRPNIPGLDDATNVFTLRNIPDTDRMREYVDTTRPEQAVVIGGGFIGLEMAENLVERGAHVTLVEMADQVMAPVDPEMAAIVHEHLRAKGVELILEDGVARFEEAGRRVVLTSGRVIETEMNILSIGVAPESTLAADAGLTLGIKQTIQVDDQLRTSDPSIFAIGDAIEVKDFITKEATHVPLAWPANRQGRLVADIIAGRDVRYSGTLGTAVAKVFDLTVASTGNNEKRLRQLGMRYEAIHLHPGSHAGYYPGASPISMKLLFDPIEGTIYGAQAIGMTGVEKRIDVLATAIKGGLTVLDLPDLELSYAPPYSSAKDPVNMAGYIASNIVLGDSANVHWHEIDKIVANGGLLLDVREPSENELGAIPGSVNISLPTLREKLTDLPKDQTIYVTCQVGLRGYVASQLLQQHGYDVKNLSGGYKTWSVVRRDQEARSQAKEEIAVTVTKREPTTKTAPEQVTLLDTCGLQCPGPILELKTKIDQMTDGEQIFVKASDPGFLPDVQAWAKKLGHTVHSAEMNQGVVEVMLEKGQGETPAAAPVQVNPADDATMVVFSGDLDKALASFVIAQGAQAMGKQVTMFFTFWGLNIIRKPDAPAVEKAGIERMMGMMMPKHAGELPLSNMNMAGAGQKMMKKVMKDKQVDALETMMAKAQAAGVRMIACTMSMDIMGIKKEELLDGIDYGGVASYLGATDGANLNLFI, from the coding sequence ATGAAAACGATCATCGTAGGCGGCGTCGCTGGTGGCGCTACGGCAGCAGCACGACTGCGTCGGATTGACGAAACGGCAGAAATCATTTTGCTTGAACGGGGAAAAGAGATTTCGTTCGCGAACTGTGGACTGCCTTACTATATCGGAGATGTCATCAAAGATCGCAATAAATTACTCGTCCAGACGCCAGAAGGCATGCATGCACGGTTTAATTTAGATGTCCGCAATTTGTCGGAAGCGATTCGGATTAACCGTGAAGCGAAGACGGTCACGATCCGCAATGTTGAAACGGGTGAAGAATACGATGAATCGTACGATCATCTGATTCTTTCTCCAGGTGCAAAACCGATTCGTCCAAACATTCCAGGACTCGATGACGCAACAAACGTCTTTACGTTACGGAACATCCCGGATACGGACCGGATGCGGGAATACGTCGATACGACGCGTCCAGAGCAAGCAGTTGTCATCGGTGGAGGATTCATCGGTCTCGAAATGGCAGAAAACCTCGTCGAACGTGGGGCGCACGTCACCCTCGTCGAGATGGCGGATCAAGTCATGGCTCCGGTCGACCCGGAAATGGCAGCAATCGTTCATGAACATCTGCGTGCGAAAGGCGTCGAGTTGATTCTAGAAGATGGCGTCGCTCGTTTTGAAGAGGCAGGTCGCCGCGTCGTCCTGACAAGCGGACGCGTGATCGAAACCGAGATGAACATCCTATCAATCGGTGTCGCACCGGAGAGTACGCTCGCAGCAGATGCTGGTTTAACACTTGGCATCAAACAGACGATTCAAGTCGACGATCAACTGCGGACATCCGATCCGTCGATCTTTGCGATCGGTGATGCGATCGAAGTTAAGGATTTTATCACGAAGGAAGCGACACATGTGCCGCTCGCATGGCCTGCGAACCGTCAAGGGCGTCTCGTTGCCGACATCATTGCCGGACGCGATGTCCGGTACAGTGGAACGCTCGGTACAGCAGTAGCGAAAGTCTTCGATTTGACAGTCGCTTCTACCGGTAACAACGAAAAACGATTGCGTCAGCTCGGTATGCGTTATGAAGCGATTCACCTCCATCCGGGATCCCATGCGGGTTACTATCCAGGGGCGAGTCCGATTTCGATGAAGCTGTTATTTGATCCGATCGAAGGAACGATCTACGGAGCGCAGGCAATCGGCATGACAGGTGTCGAGAAACGAATCGATGTCCTCGCGACAGCGATTAAAGGTGGATTGACAGTGCTTGATCTACCAGATCTTGAACTATCATATGCACCGCCGTATAGTTCAGCAAAAGATCCGGTCAATATGGCAGGATATATTGCGTCGAACATCGTGCTTGGTGACAGTGCGAACGTTCATTGGCACGAAATCGATAAAATCGTCGCAAACGGAGGTTTGTTACTCGATGTCCGTGAACCATCGGAAAACGAGTTAGGCGCGATTCCGGGATCGGTCAATATCTCGTTACCGACATTACGTGAGAAGTTGACTGATCTGCCGAAGGATCAAACGATCTATGTGACATGCCAAGTCGGATTACGTGGATATGTTGCGAGTCAACTGTTGCAACAACACGGTTATGATGTGAAAAACTTAAGCGGCGGATACAAAACATGGTCGGTCGTGCGTCGTGATCAAGAAGCACGAAGCCAAGCGAAGGAGGAGATTGCTGTGACGGTAACGAAACGTGAGCCAACAACGAAGACTGCACCAGAACAAGTGACGCTGCTCGATACGTGCGGCTTACAGTGCCCAGGTCCAATCTTAGAGCTGAAAACAAAAATTGATCAGATGACGGACGGCGAGCAAATTTTCGTCAAGGCGTCAGACCCAGGATTCTTGCCAGACGTTCAAGCATGGGCGAAAAAACTAGGTCACACAGTTCATTCAGCGGAGATGAATCAAGGTGTCGTCGAGGTCATGCTTGAAAAAGGGCAAGGAGAGACACCTGCTGCAGCGCCGGTTCAAGTCAATCCAGCAGATGATGCGACGATGGTCGTTTTCAGTGGTGATCTTGATAAAGCACTTGCCTCTTTCGTCATCGCACAAGGTGCACAAGCGATGGGGAAACAAGTGACGATGTTCTTTACGTTCTGGGGCTTGAACATCATTCGAAAACCAGACGCACCGGCAGTCGAAAAAGCCGGTATTGAACGGATGATGGGCATGATGATGCCGAAGCATGCCGGGGAGCTACCGCTCTCGAACATGAACATGGCAGGCGCCGGTCAAAAAATGATGAAAAAAGTCATGAAGGACAAACAAGTCGATGCGCTTGAAACGATGATGGCAAAAGCACAAGCTGCTGGTGTCCGGATGATCGCCTGCACGATGTCGATGGATATCATGGGCATCAAGAAAGAGGAATTACTGGATGGTATCGATTATGGTGGCGTCGCCAGTTACCTTGGTGCAACGGATGGTGCCAATCTGAATCTGTTCATCTAA
- a CDS encoding metal ABC transporter solute-binding protein, Zn/Mn family yields MKKIIPALTVAFASASVLAACGSNTDSSTSDKTQTEVYASTFATAAIAREIGGDQVNVKMIVPPGADPHSYEPTSKQLTEIAKGDLFLLTGTTLEPYSKKIQESLKGTDVRFVETSKDVNLLESDATLHAHEEEGHSEDEHAHEEEGHDDHATDEPAHEEEGHDHGKYDPHVWLDPTNAKTMARSITVALSKEVPKDKATFEKNLKTFDQQADELDEQFKQAVADGSKKELLVTHAAYGYLAERYGFTQLPIAGISPSDEPSQKQLAALVKEARMHDLKYVAFEETVSPKVARVIQKEIGAESVTIHNLESVTKAQQNSSYFKLMEENVQTLKQALQ; encoded by the coding sequence ATGAAAAAAATCATTCCCGCTTTAACAGTCGCTTTCGCAAGTGCAAGTGTTCTCGCTGCTTGCGGTTCGAATACCGATTCATCGACTTCAGATAAAACCCAGACAGAAGTCTATGCATCAACGTTCGCGACGGCTGCTATTGCCCGCGAAATCGGAGGGGATCAAGTCAACGTCAAGATGATCGTCCCACCTGGAGCAGACCCCCACTCTTACGAGCCGACGTCAAAACAACTCACCGAGATTGCTAAGGGCGACTTGTTCCTCTTAACCGGTACGACGCTCGAGCCGTATTCGAAAAAAATCCAGGAGAGTCTAAAAGGCACGGATGTCCGCTTCGTCGAGACGAGTAAGGACGTCAACTTACTAGAATCGGATGCTACACTCCATGCACATGAAGAAGAGGGGCATAGTGAAGACGAACATGCCCACGAAGAAGAAGGGCACGATGATCACGCAACGGATGAACCTGCACATGAAGAAGAAGGCCATGACCACGGAAAATACGATCCACACGTCTGGCTCGATCCTACCAACGCAAAAACAATGGCACGTTCCATCACAGTCGCTCTATCAAAAGAAGTACCAAAAGACAAAGCAACGTTCGAAAAAAACTTAAAAACGTTCGATCAGCAAGCTGATGAATTGGACGAACAATTTAAACAAGCCGTCGCTGATGGATCGAAAAAAGAACTTCTCGTTACGCATGCCGCTTACGGTTACCTCGCAGAACGATATGGTTTCACGCAACTGCCGATCGCGGGAATTTCTCCTTCCGATGAACCGTCACAAAAGCAACTGGCTGCTTTAGTGAAAGAAGCACGGATGCATGATTTGAAATACGTCGCGTTCGAAGAAACGGTCTCACCTAAGGTCGCACGTGTCATTCAAAAAGAAATCGGAGCTGAATCCGTGACGATTCATAATCTAGAGTCCGTCACGAAAGCACAGCAAAACAGCTCTTATTTTAAATTGATGGAAGAAAACGTCCAGACGTTAAAACAAGCACTTCAGTAA
- a CDS encoding nicotinate phosphoribosyltransferase: MLQRNLALHTDLYLPRWMYIYWKEGRHNERAVFDVYYRSNPFAGGYVVFAGLENIIEYIQTLRFTEEDITYLQEMIGFPDEFKDELRQFKFNGSISSVKEGEIVFPNEPLIRIEARIFEAKLLQTAILNIANHESLIATKYARIRQSAPRAKFLEAGARRAQGIDAAYFGTRASYLAGFDVTSLASAGRDFGIPCGGTMEHADIQFHDDELTAFRTFASHYPDQSTLLVDTYDTLKSGLPNAITVAKELQAKGHKLRGIRIDSGDLSYLSKRARNMLDEAGFPEVDIVLSGDLDEYVIQDLRIQGAQANTFLVGTRGITAYEQPALGMVYKLVAREVDGELTPVIKVSSSKAKTTTPHIKEVYRIIDPVTDKFKGDYVTLMDEDPSTLEAVDLIDVRDPSFRNRVEQFKVERLLEPIFKDGELIYTVPTIEEIRHFHETQIGRLWEEYKRLRLPEIYAVTFSDRLWKLKLDMIRETRLTSGLK; this comes from the coding sequence ACAATGAACGTGCCGTCTTCGATGTCTACTACCGTTCGAATCCGTTTGCAGGAGGGTATGTCGTCTTTGCGGGTCTTGAGAACATCATCGAGTACATTCAAACACTCCGTTTCACGGAAGAAGACATCACGTACTTGCAAGAGATGATCGGCTTCCCAGATGAATTCAAGGATGAACTGCGTCAATTCAAGTTCAACGGTTCGATTTCCAGTGTCAAAGAAGGCGAAATCGTCTTCCCGAACGAACCATTGATTCGGATCGAGGCACGAATTTTTGAAGCGAAACTCTTACAGACCGCGATTTTGAACATCGCGAACCATGAATCACTCATCGCGACGAAATACGCACGCATTCGTCAATCGGCACCCCGTGCGAAGTTTCTTGAAGCCGGCGCCCGACGTGCGCAAGGCATCGATGCTGCTTACTTCGGAACGCGTGCTTCGTACCTCGCTGGTTTTGACGTCACAAGTCTTGCTTCAGCAGGACGCGATTTCGGAATCCCATGTGGCGGAACGATGGAACATGCCGACATTCAATTCCATGATGATGAACTAACAGCATTCCGGACATTTGCTTCTCACTATCCGGATCAATCGACGTTACTCGTCGATACGTATGACACACTCAAGAGTGGTCTGCCGAATGCCATCACGGTCGCAAAGGAACTCCAAGCCAAAGGACATAAACTGCGCGGAATCCGGATCGATTCTGGTGACTTATCTTATTTGTCAAAACGTGCTCGTAACATGCTTGACGAAGCCGGCTTCCCGGAAGTCGACATCGTCTTGTCAGGGGATCTCGATGAGTACGTCATCCAAGATTTGCGCATCCAAGGCGCCCAAGCGAATACGTTCCTCGTCGGAACACGTGGTATTACAGCTTACGAGCAACCCGCTCTCGGAATGGTCTATAAACTGGTCGCGCGTGAAGTAGACGGCGAACTCACGCCTGTCATCAAAGTGTCCTCGTCAAAAGCCAAGACGACGACACCACACATCAAGGAAGTCTATCGCATCATCGATCCGGTGACGGATAAGTTTAAAGGGGATTACGTGACGTTGATGGATGAGGATCCATCGACACTTGAAGCCGTCGATCTCATCGACGTCCGGGACCCATCGTTCCGTAACCGTGTGGAGCAGTTCAAGGTCGAACGCTTGCTTGAACCGATCTTCAAAGATGGAGAGCTAATTTATACAGTTCCAACGATTGAAGAGATCCGTCACTTCCATGAAACGCAGATTGGTCGTCTTTGGGAGGAGTACAAACGTCTCCGTTTGCCAGAGATTTATGCCGTCACATTCAGTGACCGTCTCTGGAAACTCAAACTCGACATGATTCGGGAAACACGACTCACGAGTGGTTTAAAATAA
- a CDS encoding YwpF family protein produces the protein MKTFKLCTLRILMDESGRDTTIPVAIQDGLTVSTEQTAQWVAEIVVPSSDQPIVDELFTKHLRALIEITISRPDNDPAAMIVTPLERTALSEHVSYVFTGKMVMMKNDLSESILREVVEDGFAGEELVQEYKDRRSKRGAHITSIAKETFKQYLAEHPETPIS, from the coding sequence ATGAAAACCTTTAAATTATGCACATTGCGCATTTTAATGGACGAGTCAGGACGTGATACGACGATTCCCGTCGCCATTCAAGACGGACTAACGGTCAGTACCGAACAAACGGCACAATGGGTCGCAGAAATCGTCGTTCCTTCGAGCGATCAGCCGATCGTCGATGAATTGTTCACAAAACATTTACGTGCTTTGATTGAAATCACGATCTCACGACCCGATAATGACCCTGCCGCGATGATCGTCACGCCTCTTGAACGGACTGCCTTAAGCGAACACGTCTCCTATGTCTTCACTGGTAAGATGGTCATGATGAAGAATGATTTATCCGAATCGATCTTACGTGAAGTCGTCGAAGATGGATTCGCTGGTGAGGAACTCGTCCAAGAATACAAGGATCGTCGTTCAAAACGCGGTGCACATATCACGAGTATCGCTAAAGAAACATTTAAACAGTATCTAGCAGAACATCCAGAAACACCGATTTCTTAA
- a CDS encoding alpha/beta hydrolase, with translation MKRETAWLMGGAALLTTAAAGASIWNNYGALLRWTEPALPLTEKQLAPRTLTYKQVGNRILQLDLYYPPGEGPFPVAIYAHGGAFVRGERDDMFCFSPIVDRLLELGVAVCSIEYRLFEEGSYFPDNLEDVRDALCFLNKEAEGLRILRGRMMVWGDSAGAALMLTTALAPSAFVGERDERHMPLISGVIALYPPTNFLLFNFIQTWIAHIKFYKGGREEWRKLMTHVSPVTHLTSDAPPIMLLHGKKDPIVPFSQALHFVEKGADVGADVRLFSFPNGTHSLASFAQTENPLKIERLLERIERFTCQVLLLPPRQLPKGKHDTISHIS, from the coding sequence GTGAAACGTGAAACTGCATGGCTAATGGGGGGAGCTGCGTTATTGACGACGGCAGCAGCGGGAGCGAGTATCTGGAACAATTATGGTGCATTGCTTCGATGGACCGAACCCGCCTTGCCACTCACAGAAAAACAACTTGCACCGCGGACGCTCACCTACAAACAGGTGGGAAACCGCATCTTACAGCTCGATCTCTATTATCCACCGGGAGAAGGACCGTTTCCAGTTGCCATCTATGCACACGGTGGTGCATTCGTTCGTGGAGAGCGCGATGACATGTTCTGCTTTAGTCCAATCGTCGACCGTCTGCTTGAACTCGGAGTTGCCGTCTGTAGTATTGAGTATCGTTTGTTCGAAGAGGGCAGTTATTTTCCGGATAACCTCGAAGATGTACGGGATGCGTTATGTTTTTTGAATAAGGAAGCAGAGGGTCTTCGCATTCTAAGAGGACGGATGATGGTATGGGGAGACTCAGCCGGAGCCGCACTCATGCTGACGACGGCACTTGCCCCATCTGCTTTCGTTGGTGAGCGTGATGAGCGCCACATGCCATTGATCAGTGGTGTGATCGCTTTATATCCACCGACGAACTTTTTGTTGTTTAATTTCATTCAGACTTGGATTGCCCACATTAAGTTCTACAAGGGGGGACGAGAAGAATGGCGCAAGCTGATGACGCACGTCTCACCCGTCACGCACCTAACATCGGATGCCCCGCCCATCATGCTCTTGCACGGTAAAAAAGATCCAATCGTCCCATTTTCTCAAGCCTTGCATTTCGTTGAGAAGGGAGCAGATGTCGGAGCAGATGTTCGTTTGTTTTCCTTTCCGAATGGCACCCACTCACTTGCCAGTTTCGCTCAGACGGAAAATCCGTTAAAGATCGAGCGATTGCTTGAACGAATTGAACGTTTCACCTGTCAGGTACTACTGTTGCCACCACGACAACTTCCGAAAGGAAAACATGATACAATCAGTCATATTTCTTAA
- a CDS encoding alanine/glycine:cation symporter family protein, with amino-acid sequence MEKQVMDVVSRISDMLWTNVLIILLVGLGIYFTFRMRFVQFRMIPEMLRLLFQGTDKGKDGVSPFQAFAISTAARVGTGNIAGVAAAIALGGPGAVFWMWLIALIGSASAFVESTLAQIYKVRDDKAWRGGPAYYMEKALGQRWLGILFSILITISFGFVFNSVQSNTISLSLQNQYGFDKTWITVGLVVLTALVIFGGVRSIATVASFLVPIMAGGYILIALYIMATNLEVLPSIFKLIFQEGLFEFKTLAGGAVGAALLNGIRRGLFSNEAGMGSAPNAAATAEVSHPVKQGLIQSFAVFVDTLMVCSATAMIVLVSGVATKDASGQPVAGIDLAQGALASQVGSLATGFMVVAIFLFAFSSVVGNYYYGESNINFIRENKQVLMAYRVLVLVMIVFGSLVESANLVWALADIFMGLMAIVNLYAIFRLSKIAKLALEDYVGQRKAGKEPRFYTDSIPNLPGKDTLEAWQESEKDEKAI; translated from the coding sequence ATGGAGAAGCAGGTAATGGATGTAGTCAGTAGAATTAGTGACATGTTATGGACAAACGTACTGATCATCTTACTCGTCGGATTAGGCATTTATTTTACATTCCGGATGCGGTTCGTTCAATTCCGGATGATACCGGAGATGTTACGTTTACTGTTCCAAGGAACGGATAAAGGCAAAGACGGTGTATCACCGTTCCAAGCATTCGCAATCAGTACGGCAGCTCGCGTCGGTACCGGTAACATCGCGGGTGTTGCGGCTGCAATCGCGCTCGGCGGTCCGGGAGCAGTCTTCTGGATGTGGTTAATTGCCTTGATTGGATCGGCGTCAGCATTCGTCGAGAGTACACTCGCGCAGATCTACAAGGTGCGGGACGATAAGGCATGGCGTGGGGGTCCTGCCTATTATATGGAAAAAGCACTCGGTCAACGTTGGTTAGGAATCTTATTTAGTATCTTGATTACGATCTCATTCGGATTTGTCTTCAATTCCGTTCAATCGAATACGATTTCGCTTTCTCTTCAAAATCAATATGGCTTTGATAAAACATGGATTACGGTCGGACTAGTCGTGCTGACGGCACTTGTCATCTTTGGTGGCGTCCGTAGTATCGCAACCGTCGCGTCGTTCCTCGTACCGATCATGGCCGGTGGTTATATTCTGATCGCACTCTACATCATGGCTACGAATCTTGAAGTACTGCCAAGTATTTTTAAATTGATCTTCCAAGAAGGTCTATTCGAATTCAAGACACTCGCAGGTGGTGCAGTAGGTGCAGCACTTTTGAACGGGATTCGTCGTGGTTTGTTCTCGAACGAAGCCGGTATGGGTTCAGCGCCGAACGCGGCGGCAACAGCGGAAGTCTCTCACCCGGTCAAACAAGGGTTGATTCAATCGTTTGCGGTCTTCGTTGATACGTTGATGGTCTGTTCGGCGACAGCGATGATCGTTCTCGTCAGTGGAGTGGCAACAAAGGATGCTAGTGGTCAACCGGTAGCTGGGATCGACTTAGCGCAAGGTGCGCTCGCATCACAAGTGGGATCACTCGCTACAGGATTCATGGTCGTCGCGATTTTCCTCTTTGCTTTTAGTTCTGTCGTCGGAAACTACTACTACGGTGAATCGAATATCAACTTCATCCGTGAAAATAAACAAGTCTTGATGGCGTATCGTGTACTCGTTCTCGTCATGATCGTCTTCGGTTCACTCGTTGAATCGGCGAACCTCGTGTGGGCGTTGGCAGATATCTTCATGGGACTGATGGCGATCGTTAACTTGTATGCGATCTTCCGTCTCTCGAAAATCGCGAAACTAGCGCTCGAAGATTATGTCGGGCAACGAAAAGCTGGAAAAGAGCCACGATTCTATACGGACTCGATTCCGAACTTGCCAGGGAAAGATACGCTTGAAGCATGGCAAGAATCAGAAAAAGACGAAAAAGCAATCTAA
- a CDS encoding Na+/H+ antiporter NhaC family protein has translation MNETIMPNKWALLPLVVFLVLFIGAGIFYDDFYKFPILIAALIALIFAAITTKGSINQTVERIATGAGNPDIMIMVFIFLLAGTFSGTAEAIGAIDATVNAALTFLPPSLLMSGLFIIAAFISMAMGTSTGTIAALAPIAFGIHEATGINVAIAAASVVGGSMFGDNLSFISDTTIAAVRTQKTNMRDKFRTNFMIVLPAAILTVILLAFVSGSGDVVEAKAFEFYKLIPYLAVIVLALFGVNVILVLIGGTLLTGIIGMIDGSFGLSGFVLSMSKGMMGMAEISILTLLMGGLVSLITFNGGIVYLKETLTRKISQRRGAEFSMAALVSATNLATANNTISILVAGPLAAEIADTYEVDRKKSASILDIFSCGIQGIIPYGAQLLIAAELTKTASPELIPYLFYPFLLFVCGSIAIIFGFPRPKKSVAQQEKISS, from the coding sequence ATGAATGAAACGATCATGCCTAACAAATGGGCACTGCTTCCCCTCGTCGTATTCCTGGTCCTCTTCATCGGAGCCGGGATCTTCTATGACGACTTTTACAAATTTCCGATCCTTATCGCCGCATTGATCGCTTTGATCTTTGCTGCAATCACGACGAAAGGATCCATCAATCAAACGGTCGAACGAATCGCAACGGGTGCCGGAAATCCTGATATCATGATCATGGTCTTCATCTTCTTATTAGCCGGTACGTTTTCTGGAACGGCAGAAGCAATCGGTGCCATCGATGCAACCGTCAATGCTGCTTTGACGTTCCTACCTCCGTCATTACTGATGAGTGGTCTGTTCATCATCGCTGCCTTCATCTCGATGGCAATGGGAACATCGACTGGAACGATTGCTGCACTCGCGCCGATCGCCTTCGGTATTCATGAAGCGACAGGCATCAACGTTGCGATCGCAGCAGCGTCAGTCGTTGGTGGATCGATGTTCGGCGATAACTTGTCGTTCATCTCGGATACGACGATTGCTGCCGTCCGTACCCAAAAAACGAACATGCGCGATAAGTTCCGGACGAACTTCATGATCGTCCTACCGGCTGCTATTTTGACGGTCATCCTACTCGCATTCGTTTCTGGTTCTGGTGACGTCGTCGAAGCAAAAGCATTTGAATTCTACAAGTTGATTCCATATCTTGCTGTCATCGTCCTTGCACTATTTGGCGTCAATGTCATTCTTGTCTTAATTGGTGGTACGTTACTCACCGGCATCATCGGTATGATTGATGGTAGTTTCGGCTTGAGTGGCTTCGTCCTCTCGATGTCAAAAGGAATGATGGGCATGGCGGAAATCTCCATTTTGACGCTCCTCATGGGTGGTCTCGTCAGCTTGATCACGTTCAACGGTGGAATCGTCTACTTGAAAGAGACGTTGACGCGCAAGATTTCTCAGCGTCGCGGTGCCGAATTCAGTATGGCAGCACTCGTCAGTGCGACGAATCTCGCAACGGCGAACAATACGATCTCGATTCTCGTCGCTGGACCACTGGCAGCTGAAATCGCTGATACGTATGAAGTCGATCGCAAGAAATCAGCGAGTATTCTCGATATCTTCTCTTGTGGGATTCAAGGTATCATTCCGTATGGGGCGCAACTCTTGATTGCAGCAGAATTGACGAAAACGGCTTCACCGGAACTGATTCCGTATCTGTTCTATCCGTTCCTGCTCTTCGTCTGTGGATCGATTGCCATCATCTTCGGTTTCCCACGTCCAAAGAAATCAGTTGCTCAACAAGAAAAAATCTCTTCTTAA
- a CDS encoding aldo/keto reductase: protein MQYAKLSNGITIPQIGFGVWQVDEETEAPAAVAEALRVGYRHIDTAAVYKNERGVAKGIKESGVKREDLFLTSKVWNDDIRAGRTKEAFAESLERLETDYLDLYLIHWPVEGYIEAWKAMVELYEAGKIKAIGVSNFKEHHLDTLAEEGLMAPMINQVELHPQLPQHELHEYLQDHNIQVEAWSPLMQGKFLEINDFKEIAEKHGKTPSQVVLRWHLDNGIVALPKSVTPERIAENFDVFDFQLDADDLERIDRLATDVRLGPDPDEIDF, encoded by the coding sequence ATGCAATACGCAAAACTTTCAAACGGTATTACGATTCCCCAAATTGGATTCGGTGTCTGGCAAGTAGACGAAGAGACAGAAGCACCTGCTGCTGTCGCTGAAGCATTACGTGTCGGTTATCGTCATATCGATACGGCTGCTGTCTACAAAAACGAGCGCGGTGTCGCAAAAGGAATCAAGGAAAGCGGCGTGAAACGTGAGGATCTCTTCTTAACGTCAAAAGTCTGGAACGATGATATTCGTGCCGGTCGGACGAAGGAAGCATTCGCAGAATCGCTCGAACGTCTCGAAACAGATTATCTTGACCTTTATCTCATCCACTGGCCGGTCGAAGGCTATATCGAAGCGTGGAAAGCAATGGTTGAACTGTATGAAGCAGGCAAGATCAAAGCGATCGGTGTCTCGAACTTCAAAGAACATCACCTCGATACATTGGCAGAAGAGGGCTTGATGGCACCAATGATCAACCAAGTCGAATTGCATCCACAATTGCCGCAACACGAACTGCACGAATACTTGCAAGATCACAACATCCAAGTCGAAGCATGGAGTCCACTCATGCAAGGGAAATTCCTCGAAATCAACGATTTCAAGGAAATCGCAGAGAAGCATGGTAAGACACCTTCACAAGTCGTCTTGCGCTGGCACCTCGACAACGGTATCGTTGCTCTTCCAAAATCCGTCACACCAGAACGCATTGCAGAAAACTTCGACGTCTTTGATTTCCAACTCGATGCCGATGATCTTGAGAGAATTGATCGTCTGGCAACGGATGTCCGCCTCGGACCGGATCCAGACGAAATCGATTTTTAA